From a region of the uncultured Draconibacterium sp. genome:
- a CDS encoding TlpA disulfide reductase family protein → MKKILLGITVLLVLINVGCSEGFKIKGELTGAADGTKIALVPFASYDVKPEAETTIESGKFSFAGELPEPRLYYLVLGDKQAYFQVMLENSTITVTGEVEESTGREESPVLKFINMEVDGSDSDDYFKSQMAVRQELNKMYDDKNEKFADIQEKLYKARVEKNQSKLDSLQNTQEYKEMERAEKAFFGEVEKRYNAVFEANKETFWGPLMMLNLYSYLTPDARPTFENMSEEARESYYGKMVAEGLYPANRTGEKVPDFTTTDANGKEVSLDDLISDKKVILIDFWASWCAPCRKELPNVKANYDKYAAKGFEVIGFSIDKDPKAWKKAVSDENLEWPNFNDLDISAQYKIKAVPTTYLIDNEGRLIAENVRGEELGKKLEELFEE, encoded by the coding sequence ATGAAAAAAATATTGTTAGGAATTACCGTACTACTCGTACTAATTAATGTTGGATGTAGTGAGGGATTTAAAATAAAAGGAGAGTTGACAGGCGCTGCTGATGGTACAAAAATAGCACTGGTTCCTTTTGCTAGTTATGATGTAAAACCTGAAGCTGAAACGACTATTGAAAGCGGGAAATTCAGTTTTGCAGGAGAGCTTCCTGAACCACGTTTATATTACCTGGTATTAGGAGACAAACAAGCTTATTTCCAGGTTATGCTTGAAAATTCAACTATAACTGTAACCGGCGAAGTGGAAGAAAGTACAGGAAGAGAAGAGAGCCCGGTATTGAAATTCATAAACATGGAGGTAGATGGTTCCGACAGTGATGATTATTTCAAAAGCCAGATGGCCGTTCGCCAGGAGTTAAATAAAATGTACGATGATAAAAATGAGAAGTTTGCCGATATTCAAGAGAAACTTTATAAAGCGAGAGTAGAAAAAAATCAGTCTAAACTCGATTCTTTGCAGAATACGCAGGAATATAAAGAAATGGAACGCGCAGAGAAAGCATTTTTTGGTGAAGTAGAAAAACGCTACAACGCGGTATTTGAAGCCAATAAAGAAACTTTTTGGGGGCCGTTGATGATGTTGAACCTGTATTCTTATCTTACTCCTGATGCACGCCCGACTTTCGAAAACATGTCAGAAGAAGCGCGCGAGAGCTACTATGGCAAAATGGTTGCCGAAGGTTTATATCCGGCCAACCGCACGGGAGAAAAAGTTCCTGATTTTACCACCACTGATGCCAACGGAAAAGAAGTGAGTCTGGATGATCTTATTAGCGATAAAAAAGTAATCCTGATTGATTTTTGGGCTTCGTGGTGTGCACCTTGCCGTAAAGAACTTCCCAATGTAAAAGCCAATTACGACAAGTATGCAGCAAAAGGTTTTGAAGTTATTGGTTTTTCAATCGATAAAGACCCGAAAGCATGGAAGAAAGCAGTAAGTGATGAAAACTTAGAATGGCCAAATTTTAACGATTTGGATATTTCTGCACAGTATAAAATAAAAGCCGTTCCTACAACTTATCTTATCGATAACGAGGGACGATTAATTGCGGAGAATGTACGAGGAGAGGAGCTAGGGAAGAAATTGGAAGAACTTTTCGAGGAATAG
- a CDS encoding glycoside hydrolase family 3 C-terminal domain-containing protein — MKVFRIILYIILSILIIGFVAFQILKYNPKPELIALERRPLSEQEIDQQARSLVDQMTIEEKVQMMTPVLKSNLKMFLEVIGDGMKYNQPSYQAGGNERLNIPTMRFFDGPRGMVSGEATCFPVAMARAAAFDRNLEMRVGEAIGKEIRANNGNYFGGVCINLLRHPAGGRAQEAYGEDSYLLGQMGTSLMKGVQKYNVMACIKHYAVNNQENTRFSVDVEVDERVLREVYLPHFKECIDNGAASVMGAYNKFRGDQCCESPHLLRTVLKEEWGFKGFTISDFLYGVRNTELAANAGLDIEMPSTEDYGSKLLEAVNDGKVSENVVDESAFRIARTVLKFETAPDPMSEYPTSLIGSRDHISLALEAAEKSMVLMQNENNVLPLNKNEIKNVLVVGQLATTENIGDHGSSQVRPAYVVTPMQGLNALYGEKIKFTHITGEDLEMAKNQASEADAIIFVVGYNHDDEGEFIEMGGNTVGGDRKSLRLHENESKLLQELGPLNTNSVAVLIGGSAIIVEEWKDRVSGIIHAFYPGMEGGTAIAKTIFGDNNPGGKLPFTVASDESHYPTFDRLATEVTYDRYHGYIKLDYDGNKAAFPFGFGLSYTTFTQDSATISVENDQITAEINVTNTGELAGDQALQLYIGFDNSIVEREHKLLKGFRRVTLQPGESKRVQITCPLDKIKWYNSETKSWELEKMKYQAYIGSSSDEDDLIELAFTLD, encoded by the coding sequence ATGAAAGTCTTTCGCATTATCCTTTATATCATCCTGTCGATATTGATCATCGGTTTTGTCGCTTTTCAAATACTGAAATACAATCCAAAACCTGAACTCATTGCACTGGAACGTAGACCACTTTCAGAACAGGAAATTGATCAACAAGCCAGATCTCTGGTCGATCAAATGACTATAGAAGAGAAAGTACAGATGATGACACCCGTTCTAAAAAGCAATTTGAAAATGTTTTTAGAGGTGATAGGTGACGGAATGAAATACAACCAACCGTCTTACCAGGCGGGTGGGAATGAACGTCTGAACATTCCGACCATGCGCTTTTTTGACGGGCCAAGAGGCATGGTGAGCGGCGAAGCTACCTGCTTTCCGGTAGCAATGGCCAGGGCTGCTGCCTTTGATAGAAATCTGGAAATGAGGGTTGGCGAAGCAATCGGGAAGGAAATTCGGGCAAATAATGGAAATTACTTTGGAGGAGTTTGTATTAATTTGCTGAGGCATCCTGCAGGGGGAAGGGCTCAGGAAGCGTACGGTGAAGATTCTTATCTTCTGGGCCAGATGGGTACTTCTTTGATGAAAGGCGTTCAGAAATACAATGTGATGGCCTGCATCAAACATTATGCAGTCAACAACCAGGAAAACACCAGGTTCAGCGTCGATGTCGAAGTTGATGAGCGGGTATTGAGAGAAGTTTACCTGCCGCATTTTAAAGAATGTATTGATAATGGCGCTGCCAGTGTTATGGGTGCTTACAATAAATTTCGAGGTGATCAGTGCTGCGAAAGCCCACATTTACTCAGAACCGTGCTTAAGGAAGAATGGGGATTTAAAGGATTTACGATCAGCGATTTTCTCTATGGCGTCAGAAATACAGAGCTGGCTGCCAATGCTGGTTTGGATATTGAGATGCCTTCTACTGAAGATTATGGATCTAAACTGTTGGAGGCTGTAAATGACGGGAAAGTATCAGAAAATGTTGTGGATGAGAGTGCTTTTCGTATAGCGCGCACAGTTTTGAAATTTGAAACTGCTCCTGATCCAATGTCAGAATATCCCACTTCTCTCATTGGCAGTAGAGATCATATTTCACTGGCATTAGAGGCGGCTGAAAAATCAATGGTTTTGATGCAGAATGAAAACAATGTATTGCCGCTCAATAAAAATGAAATCAAAAATGTACTGGTGGTAGGTCAGCTTGCCACCACTGAAAATATAGGTGATCACGGGTCCAGCCAGGTAAGACCAGCATATGTTGTGACACCCATGCAGGGATTAAATGCATTATATGGTGAAAAAATAAAATTTACCCATATAACTGGCGAAGATCTTGAAATGGCTAAAAACCAAGCCTCAGAGGCCGATGCCATCATTTTTGTGGTAGGATATAATCATGATGATGAAGGAGAATTTATTGAAATGGGTGGAAATACAGTCGGCGGCGATAGGAAAAGCTTGAGGCTTCATGAAAATGAAAGTAAGCTATTGCAGGAACTTGGCCCATTAAACACAAACTCAGTTGCAGTGCTGATTGGAGGTAGCGCCATTATTGTTGAAGAGTGGAAGGATAGAGTAAGTGGTATTATTCATGCTTTTTACCCGGGTATGGAGGGCGGAACAGCTATTGCAAAAACAATTTTTGGCGACAATAATCCAGGAGGAAAGCTTCCATTTACAGTGGCATCGGATGAGAGTCACTATCCGACATTTGACAGGCTGGCTACCGAAGTGACCTACGATCGATATCACGGCTATATCAAACTCGATTATGATGGAAACAAAGCTGCTTTCCCATTTGGTTTTGGACTTTCATATACCACCTTTACCCAGGACAGCGCCACCATTTCAGTTGAAAATGATCAGATTACCGCAGAAATAAACGTCACCAATACCGGAGAGCTTGCCGGTGACCAGGCGCTACAATTGTACATCGGCTTTGACAACTCAATAGTAGAAAGAGAACATAAATTGCTGAAAGGCTTTCGGAGAGTAACGCTTCAACCTGGAGAATCAAAACGAGTACAAATAACCTGCCCACTGGATAAAATCAAATGGTACAATTCTGAAACAAAATCCTGGGAGTTGGAAAAAATGAAATACCAGGCTTATATCGGATCAAGCAGTGATGAGGATGACCTGATTGAATTAGCCTTCACTTTGGACTAA
- a CDS encoding NUDIX domain-containing protein translates to MDLEKIISNVKNNREQIDFNISVDCVLFTVQDNKLKVLLTKLLPGNEWVLPGGFIFRSENVETAAIRVLKQRTGLDQIFLQQFNTFSDPNRFLFRSLIKDLGLETIDIVQLPERVISIGFFALVNYELITLTGGEFEEDTCWAEVTKLPKLMFDHQIIIIEAMESLRKELYFKPIAYNLLPEKFTMPELQKLYEIILDKKMERSSFQKKMLKWDIYERLNERKTGGAHKQPFLYRFDTMKYKVAIEKDIKFGM, encoded by the coding sequence ATGGATTTGGAGAAAATAATAAGTAACGTCAAAAATAATCGTGAACAAATCGATTTCAATATTTCAGTCGATTGTGTTCTATTCACAGTTCAGGATAATAAACTGAAAGTTTTATTAACAAAACTTTTACCTGGAAATGAATGGGTATTGCCGGGAGGATTCATTTTTAGGAGCGAAAATGTAGAGACGGCGGCTATCAGAGTATTAAAACAGCGAACGGGATTGGATCAAATTTTCCTACAACAGTTTAACACCTTCAGTGACCCGAATAGATTCTTATTTCGATCATTGATAAAGGATTTAGGTCTTGAAACTATTGATATTGTGCAATTGCCAGAGAGGGTGATTTCCATTGGTTTTTTTGCCCTGGTCAACTATGAATTGATCACCTTGACTGGTGGTGAATTTGAGGAGGATACCTGCTGGGCGGAGGTTACGAAATTACCAAAACTTATGTTTGATCATCAAATTATTATTATTGAGGCTATGGAGTCTTTAAGAAAGGAACTCTACTTTAAACCCATTGCTTATAACTTATTGCCTGAGAAATTTACGATGCCAGAGCTTCAAAAGCTTTATGAGATTATCTTGGACAAGAAAATGGAGCGAAGCAGTTTTCAGAAAAAAATGCTCAAATGGGATATTTACGAAAGATTAAATGAGCGAAAAACAGGGGGAGCTCATAAACAGCCTTTTTTATATCGATTTGATACCATGAAATATAAGGTAGCCATTGAGAAGGATATAAAATTTGGCATGTAA
- a CDS encoding site-specific integrase yields MVTELQQNKRSYTLTDIERAIRIESNPAYQNVYKFWDELIEEMIKAGRTGNAQVNRDTYNSVKKYSKKKVLNFNDITPTFLDKYEVYLRSRNGTDGGISVRMRTLRALFNFAIKRSLIKPDNYPFKSYQISKLKGRGAKRALTYDDVVKIVNKDLGEHPELVDARNYFVFSFYTRGMNYADMMKLEWKDVIDGQIYYTRSKTKANFRIKILPPVQKILNYYKEHQSGSKCIFPILLKDKMSPTQIENRKKKTLTRYNQKLKEIAKLCKIEKNVSSYVARHSYANSLKQKGISTDIISESMGHQNLAITQAYLKELDNSLVDEAMEVLL; encoded by the coding sequence GTGGTTACAGAACTACAGCAAAATAAGAGAAGCTATACCTTAACCGATATCGAAAGGGCCATTCGGATCGAATCTAATCCGGCCTATCAAAACGTTTATAAATTCTGGGACGAATTGATTGAAGAAATGATAAAGGCCGGAAGGACCGGCAATGCCCAGGTTAACCGCGATACCTACAATTCTGTTAAAAAATACAGTAAGAAAAAGGTATTAAATTTTAACGATATCACGCCGACTTTTCTGGATAAGTATGAAGTGTATTTAAGATCGAGAAATGGAACAGATGGTGGAATAAGCGTACGGATGCGGACGCTAAGAGCCTTATTTAATTTTGCGATAAAAAGAAGCTTGATTAAACCAGATAACTATCCTTTCAAATCATATCAAATTTCGAAATTAAAGGGTAGAGGAGCCAAAAGAGCATTAACTTATGATGATGTAGTAAAAATCGTTAACAAAGACTTGGGTGAGCATCCGGAATTAGTTGATGCACGAAATTATTTTGTTTTCAGTTTTTATACTCGTGGGATGAACTATGCCGATATGATGAAACTAGAATGGAAGGATGTGATTGACGGCCAGATTTATTATACACGTTCAAAAACCAAAGCAAATTTTAGAATTAAGATCCTGCCTCCTGTTCAGAAAATTTTAAATTATTATAAAGAACATCAAAGCGGTTCTAAATGCATATTTCCGATTTTACTTAAAGACAAAATGTCGCCTACGCAGATAGAAAACAGAAAGAAAAAGACTTTAACGAGGTATAACCAAAAATTGAAGGAAATTGCGAAACTGTGTAAAATTGAAAAGAATGTATCAAGCTATGTTGCCCGGCATAGTTATGCCAACAGTTTAAAGCAGAAAGGAATTTCTACCGATATTATCAGTGAATCAATGGGGCATCAAAATCTGGCAATTACCCAGGCCTACCTGAAAGAACTTGATAACTCGCTTGTTGATGAAGCAATGGAGGTATTATTGTAA
- a CDS encoding nucleotidyl transferase AbiEii/AbiGii toxin family protein, whose protein sequence is MAEELFTPFRLVGGTALSLQLGHRESFDIDLFTETPYGEIDFEVIDKHLKNNFEYVDSREGPVAMGKSYFIGNSAEDCIKLDLYYTDPFIRPALVIDNIRLATLDEIIAMKIDVVRRGARKKDFWDLHELLDFYSIPQMIQLHEERYPYSHDADEILRNFTNFETADNDFEPICLKGKYWELIKLDFVEAMETLNNEES, encoded by the coding sequence ATGGCTGAAGAACTTTTCACTCCTTTTCGTTTGGTAGGAGGAACCGCGTTAAGTTTGCAGTTAGGGCATCGTGAATCTTTTGACATTGATTTGTTCACCGAAACTCCTTACGGCGAGATTGATTTTGAGGTAATAGATAAGCACCTTAAAAATAATTTCGAATACGTTGATTCTCGTGAAGGTCCGGTTGCGATGGGGAAATCATACTTTATTGGCAATTCAGCAGAAGACTGTATTAAGCTCGATTTGTATTATACCGATCCTTTTATTCGTCCAGCTTTGGTGATTGACAATATAAGGCTTGCCACACTCGACGAGATAATAGCGATGAAGATCGATGTTGTGCGCCGTGGAGCCAGAAAAAAAGATTTTTGGGATTTACATGAGTTGTTAGACTTCTATTCAATCCCTCAAATGATTCAGTTGCATGAAGAGCGTTATCCATACTCACATGATGCTGATGAAATACTCAGAAACTTTACCAATTTTGAAACAGCTGATAATGATTTTGAACCGATTTGCTTAAAAGGTAAATATTGGGAACTCATTAAGTTGGATTTTGTTGAGGCAATGGAGACCTTAAACAACGAAGAATCTTAG
- a CDS encoding alpha/beta hydrolase produces the protein MTNITNISLDSIEFPEPIMVSVNGVELEVFEAGMQNADNPIILCHGFPEHAFSWRYQIPALVAAGYHVIVPNQRGYGNSSRPTEVTSYDIQHLTGDLVALLDYYGYQNATFVGHDWGANVVWNLALLHPERVRRVINMALPYQERGEKPWIEFMEEVFGEDFYFVHFNRQPGVADRILENHTSQFFRNLFRKNVPPAPPEPGMSMINLARATNPLGEPILKDNELSVFASAFKSSGFTGSINWYRNLDRNWHLMANIKPIIKQPTLMIYGDRDMIPESQSLYDFAPNLDVVNLDCGHWIQQEKPEETNLAILKWLERQNYVEDSDKN, from the coding sequence ATGACAAATATAACCAACATCAGTCTTGATTCAATCGAATTTCCAGAGCCCATAATGGTTTCAGTCAATGGTGTAGAGCTCGAAGTATTTGAAGCAGGTATGCAAAATGCTGATAATCCGATTATACTCTGTCATGGTTTTCCGGAGCACGCATTCTCCTGGAGGTATCAAATCCCGGCACTTGTCGCAGCTGGTTATCATGTCATTGTACCAAACCAAAGAGGTTATGGAAACTCATCCAGACCAACCGAAGTAACAAGTTACGATATACAACATTTAACTGGTGACCTTGTAGCATTACTCGATTATTATGGGTATCAGAATGCTACTTTCGTTGGCCATGATTGGGGAGCAAATGTAGTCTGGAATCTCGCTCTATTACATCCTGAGCGGGTACGTAGAGTGATAAACATGGCTTTACCTTATCAGGAGAGAGGTGAAAAACCATGGATTGAGTTTATGGAAGAAGTATTTGGTGAAGACTTTTATTTCGTTCACTTTAACAGACAACCGGGAGTGGCAGATCGTATATTGGAAAATCATACTTCTCAGTTTTTTCGTAATCTGTTTCGCAAGAATGTTCCTCCTGCACCTCCTGAGCCTGGAATGTCAATGATTAATCTTGCAAGAGCAACTAACCCACTTGGTGAGCCTATATTGAAGGATAACGAACTGTCTGTTTTCGCTTCTGCTTTCAAGTCATCAGGTTTTACAGGGAGTATAAATTGGTACAGAAACCTTGACCGTAATTGGCATTTAATGGCAAACATCAAACCAATCATTAAACAACCGACATTGATGATATATGGGGACAGAGATATGATTCCTGAGTCTCAAAGCTTATACGATTTCGCACCAAATTTAGATGTGGTTAACCTGGATTGTGGTCATTGGATTCAACAAGAGAAACCAGAGGAAACAAACCTTGCAATTTTAAAATGGTTGGAGCGGCAGAATTATGTAGAGGATTCAGATAAAAATTAA
- a CDS encoding GNAT family N-acetyltransferase translates to MDLMKTNTENLTNLWATVGQKTNTLHTTNNINYCAVNYSEWPNRLWFTNNVNAPMIERAREILLQSKVPIKVSTWHSTDLDDELFAQNNFVQSSEQAGMTVQLTTEFESDPGIQFRKVTTQKQATLWAELFRHSFGYTISRDVILQSSAVVNYFACYCNNSPVGVCLLFHNNSQVIGIHSMGIIPEMRRRRFAEDILRKILTNSKRLGFSYAVLQASKMGKPLYSKYGFTEEFTMKNYQLKD, encoded by the coding sequence ATGGATTTAATGAAAACAAATACAGAGAATTTAACAAACCTGTGGGCAACGGTTGGGCAAAAAACGAATACGTTACATACTACCAACAATATCAATTATTGCGCAGTTAATTATTCCGAGTGGCCGAACAGGTTGTGGTTTACAAATAATGTGAATGCCCCCATGATAGAAAGAGCAAGAGAGATTCTTCTACAATCAAAAGTGCCAATAAAAGTATCAACGTGGCATAGCACAGATTTAGATGACGAGTTGTTCGCTCAAAACAATTTTGTTCAATCGTCAGAACAAGCAGGAATGACAGTACAACTTACAACCGAATTTGAATCTGACCCGGGCATTCAATTTCGGAAGGTTACCACACAAAAGCAGGCTACTCTCTGGGCCGAATTATTCCGACATTCATTTGGTTATACGATCAGCCGCGATGTAATTCTTCAAAGTTCAGCAGTAGTGAATTATTTTGCCTGTTATTGCAATAATTCTCCGGTTGGTGTCTGCCTTTTATTTCACAACAATTCGCAGGTAATCGGTATTCACTCAATGGGTATTATTCCCGAAATGAGACGAAGGAGGTTTGCCGAGGATATTTTACGAAAAATACTTACGAACTCTAAACGGCTGGGATTTAGTTATGCTGTTTTGCAAGCCTCGAAAATGGGCAAACCGCTTTACAGCAAATATGGATTTACAGAAGAATTTACAATGAAAAATTATCAACTTAAAGATTAA
- a CDS encoding NAD(P)H-dependent oxidoreductase: MELIKNLEWRYATKKFDPEKKIGTYELDKLKRAIQLSVSSYGLQFYKVLIIEDLEIRKQLKPVSWDQNQITDASHLFVFCNYNKVKKEDIDAFIRLTANTRNIDYNDLRGYGDFIETKLNEKTKAQLTNWLERQPYLALSTLLMACAELGIDACPMEGFEPEKYNEILGLKEKGLNACVIASVGYRHESDRSQHLSKVRKPMNLLFEEIKQIQTELLLV; the protein is encoded by the coding sequence ATGGAATTAATAAAGAATTTAGAATGGCGCTATGCCACAAAAAAGTTTGATCCCGAAAAGAAAATTGGTACTTATGAATTAGATAAATTGAAGAGAGCCATACAGTTGTCTGTATCTTCATATGGCCTTCAATTTTACAAAGTGCTAATTATAGAGGATTTGGAAATTCGAAAGCAATTGAAGCCTGTTTCATGGGACCAAAACCAAATTACAGATGCCTCGCATTTATTTGTGTTTTGTAATTATAACAAAGTGAAAAAGGAGGATATTGATGCATTTATTCGCTTAACAGCAAATACCAGAAATATTGATTACAACGATTTAAGAGGGTATGGAGATTTTATCGAAACAAAACTGAACGAGAAAACAAAAGCTCAACTAACCAACTGGCTGGAACGACAACCGTATCTGGCATTAAGCACACTTTTAATGGCTTGTGCCGAATTGGGAATCGATGCGTGCCCAATGGAAGGATTTGAACCGGAAAAGTACAATGAAATTCTGGGATTGAAGGAAAAGGGATTAAATGCATGTGTTATTGCCTCCGTTGGTTACCGTCACGAATCAGATCGATCTCAACATCTTTCAAAAGTCAGAAAACCTATGAACCTGCTTTTTGAAGAGATCAAACAAATACAAACAGAACTTCTTCTAGTTTAA
- a CDS encoding SDR family NAD(P)-dependent oxidoreductase: MKTIIISGSSRGIGMALTKKLLSRNDVEIIGTSTSGKNSLQDDYFRCLPLKLEDKNSIEEFAKLIENKKIDYLVNNAGVLMDDWNESKIDFQNLLKTFEINLFGTIRFTEALLSQFNPGAHIVNVTSEWGSFSEKNFDEFLPHYKMSKAALNMYTKLLAERLKSKQIKVSALDPGWVKTDMGGMQASRTSDEVANELLNLLEGDYETGKFWHRGKIRKW; the protein is encoded by the coding sequence ATGAAAACGATAATAATTAGCGGTAGCAGCAGAGGAATCGGAATGGCTTTGACTAAAAAACTCTTATCTCGCAATGACGTAGAAATCATAGGGACGTCAACCTCAGGAAAGAACAGTTTGCAAGATGATTATTTTCGATGTTTGCCATTAAAATTGGAAGATAAAAATTCTATTGAAGAGTTTGCCAAGCTAATTGAGAATAAGAAAATCGATTACCTGGTTAACAATGCAGGTGTTCTGATGGATGATTGGAATGAATCTAAAATTGATTTCCAAAATTTGTTAAAGACCTTTGAAATAAACCTCTTTGGAACAATTCGATTTACCGAAGCTTTGTTATCGCAGTTTAATCCTGGTGCACATATCGTTAATGTCACATCCGAATGGGGATCATTCAGTGAAAAGAATTTCGATGAATTTCTGCCTCATTATAAGATGTCGAAAGCTGCATTGAATATGTACACCAAACTGCTTGCTGAACGATTGAAGAGTAAGCAGATAAAGGTTTCTGCACTTGATCCGGGTTGGGTAAAAACAGATATGGGCGGAATGCAGGCCTCAAGAACAAGTGATGAAGTTGCAAATGAATTACTGAATCTACTCGAAGGTGATTATGAAACAGGAAAATTCTGGCATCGGGGAAAGATCAGGAAGTGGTGA
- a CDS encoding helix-turn-helix domain-containing protein: MQFLVLLNFAAAIQGLFLTYIIAHNRLKDTKSVVLGLLTFVLSLSLLGGIYGMSGFYKSFPHFTNVADPMFLLYGPLLFIYIFVLTQNRLPRNYVLHGLPFLIYIISFIPLYLKSAEEKIEWAEYIFLNDHVPLKGLLMQLLRVVHISIYIVLSLVAVKNYQTKIKDNFSDIEKISLNQAKNILYFFLFALVVACISFVFGYVLSYSFSLSNNIIGLVIGIIIFALAYSTWNKKNIQEMVASKGGDKTEKPIEAPQKTKGRSVFVLTEEQLEEYGGRLETAIEEEKVYTENELSLAELSKKINIQAYQLSELISRLYNESFFDFINRHRIEEIKARIEDPESDSYSLLGIAMDSGFNSKSSFNTAFKKFTGLTPSEYRKQKLVEQHA, from the coding sequence ATGCAATTTTTGGTATTATTAAATTTTGCGGCTGCCATTCAAGGCCTGTTTTTAACTTACATTATTGCTCACAACCGTTTAAAAGACACTAAATCGGTAGTTTTGGGTTTGCTAACATTTGTGCTATCCTTGAGTCTTTTAGGAGGTATCTATGGAATGTCGGGGTTTTATAAAAGCTTTCCGCATTTCACGAATGTTGCCGATCCGATGTTCTTACTTTACGGGCCACTTCTTTTTATCTACATTTTTGTGCTCACTCAAAACCGTTTACCACGAAATTATGTATTACACGGGCTGCCGTTTCTAATTTACATTATTTCATTTATTCCTTTGTATTTGAAGAGTGCCGAAGAGAAGATTGAATGGGCCGAATATATTTTCTTAAACGATCATGTGCCGTTAAAAGGTTTGCTAATGCAGTTGCTGCGGGTAGTACATATTTCAATTTATATTGTACTCAGTCTGGTGGCGGTAAAAAATTACCAAACAAAGATTAAGGATAATTTCTCCGACATCGAAAAAATTTCGTTAAATCAAGCAAAAAATATACTTTATTTCTTTTTGTTTGCACTTGTTGTGGCCTGTATCTCATTTGTTTTTGGTTATGTACTTTCCTACAGTTTTAGCTTGTCGAATAATATTATCGGGCTGGTTATCGGCATAATTATTTTTGCATTGGCTTATTCTACCTGGAATAAAAAAAATATTCAGGAAATGGTTGCATCGAAAGGGGGCGATAAAACAGAAAAACCAATTGAGGCTCCTCAAAAAACTAAAGGACGAAGCGTATTTGTGCTAACCGAGGAACAATTGGAAGAATATGGGGGCAGGCTTGAAACAGCTATCGAAGAAGAGAAAGTTTATACCGAGAATGAATTATCTTTAGCCGAATTGAGTAAAAAAATAAATATACAGGCCTACCAGTTATCTGAATTAATAAGCCGGCTTTACAACGAATCTTTTTTCGACTTTATAAACCGGCATCGTATTGAAGAAATTAAGGCAAGAATTGAAGATCCGGAATCAGATTCATATTCCTTACTCGGAATTGCAATGGATTCTGGGTTTAATTCAAAGTCGTCTTTTAATACCGCTTTTAAAAAATTTACCGGCCTAACACCCAGCGAGTACAGGAAACAAAAATTGGTGGAACAACATGCGTAA